The following are encoded together in the Capsulimonas corticalis genome:
- a CDS encoding glyoxalase superfamily protein — protein sequence MKVKRIVANIAVSDTKAAKRFYGDVLGLDILMGNGWITTYGSQDEMSIQVSIASQGGNSTPVPDLSIEVDDLDAALRRIKHEGYSIEYGPVDETWGVRRFFVRDPFGKLINILAHI from the coding sequence ATGAAAGTCAAACGAATCGTTGCCAACATCGCCGTATCGGATACGAAGGCGGCAAAACGCTTCTACGGAGACGTACTCGGTCTCGACATCTTGATGGGTAACGGCTGGATTACAACATATGGCTCACAGGACGAGATGAGCATTCAGGTGAGCATCGCCAGCCAAGGCGGCAACAGTACGCCAGTACCTGATCTGTCGATTGAAGTCGACGATCTTGACGCGGCGCTACGTCGCATCAAACACGAAGGGTATTCAATCGAATATGGGCCGGTGGATGAGACCTGGGGTGTACGGCGATTCTTTGTGCGTGATCCGTTTGGCAAGCTGATCAACATCCTTGCTCATATTTAA
- a CDS encoding GNAT family N-acetyltransferase, whose product MNDVNSWSLTTNRLILRHFEEKDWPGFHGYWSDVHVMRYLNIPPKSAEQTRANIRWLANRSKVAVTEVTPLAIALRENNSVIGSITFGANANIGALSCKIASKYWRNGYAWEATERAVTYMFEDMKIDRIEVDGGRIHPGWSRILNKLGFQLSGPELYQLWRKQWIERDVKN is encoded by the coding sequence ATGAACGATGTTAACTCTTGGAGCCTCACGACTAACCGACTGATCCTACGGCATTTCGAAGAAAAGGATTGGCCGGGATTCCATGGGTACTGGTCGGATGTCCACGTCATGAGATATTTGAATATCCCCCCGAAATCCGCCGAGCAGACTCGCGCAAACATTCGCTGGCTCGCAAATCGCTCTAAAGTTGCGGTCACGGAAGTTACGCCTCTTGCGATCGCGCTACGCGAAAATAACTCCGTCATCGGATCGATAACTTTCGGAGCTAACGCGAATATTGGCGCGCTGTCCTGTAAAATCGCCAGCAAGTACTGGAGAAACGGCTATGCATGGGAAGCAACTGAGCGCGCGGTAACATATATGTTTGAGGACATGAAAATCGATCGCATTGAAGTCGATGGGGGGCGAATACATCCCGGCTGGTCACGCATTCTTAACAAGCTAGGCTTTCAGCTAAGCGGCCCGGAGCTATATCAATTATGGCGGAAACAGTGGATCGAGCGTGACGTGAAGAATTGA
- a CDS encoding STAS domain-containing protein, translating into MTINTLAPNRFTRIFEIDGDLDLTTSPDLKVEIDRLLGAGVKNLIINLSLVKYLDSSSLGVLVSSLKRMQEMNGNLILVSPTPSVLRILELTSLTRIFEVFATNTEAISKTALVYDFSQ; encoded by the coding sequence TTGACTATTAATACGCTCGCTCCCAATAGATTCACCCGAATCTTCGAGATCGACGGCGACCTCGACCTTACTACCTCTCCCGACCTGAAAGTGGAGATCGATCGTCTTCTCGGCGCTGGCGTCAAGAACCTGATCATTAACCTTTCCCTGGTCAAATACCTAGATAGCAGTTCGCTGGGAGTGCTGGTCAGCAGCTTGAAGCGGATGCAGGAGATGAACGGGAACCTCATTTTGGTCAGTCCCACGCCGAGTGTCCTGCGTATCCTTGAGCTTACCAGCCTTACACGAATCTTCGAGGTTTTCGCCACAAATACAGAGGCTATATCCAAGACAGCGCTAGTTTATGATTTTAGTCAATGA